CGACGACGACCGCGAGCATCGCGAGGATGAAGAGCAGGTAGAGCAGGCCGCTGCCCGGGAATCCGCCGTGGTGTCGCGCGTGCCCGATCGCGTACACGGCAGTCATCACGCTGATCGACAGGACGACCAGTCCGAAGAGCAGGCTCAGGCCGTCGAGCTGCCACGTGAGCACGAGACCCGGAAGAGGGCCGTCCATGCTCACGCTGCGGAGCCGACGACCGTCAGCGCTTCGCCGCGGCGCGCCGGCCCCGCGTCAGACGGCTCGTTGCCCCGGTCCGCCCGTGACCCTCCGCTCGTTTCTGCGCGGAGAGCACGTCTTGGAGCTCGAGCACCTGTTTGCCGAACACGCGGCGGCCCACGTCCAGCAGCTCGGAGACGAGTGGATCGCGCAGCCAGTAGTACACGGTGCCATCGGCACGGCGGCTCTCGACGATCCCGCCGGTCCGGAGGACACCGAGCTGCTGTGAGGCTCTCGACGGCTCCACGTCGAGCTCCCGAAGGAGGTCACGGACACTGACCTCACCGTCACGCAGGAGCTCGACGATCTGGATACGCAGCGGGTGACCGAGAGTCTTGAAGAGCTCTGACTTGAACCGGTGCATCGGCTGAGCCATGAATTCGGCGCCAGCATAGCGACGTTGCCGTCTTCGCGAGTTTCAGAATCCATCAAAACGGGAACAAAAGGGGCATGGGCATACTCGGAAATGGAGATGCCTCAGTTCGCGA
This sequence is a window from Candidatus Limnocylindria bacterium. Protein-coding genes within it:
- a CDS encoding metalloregulator ArsR/SmtB family transcription factor, which codes for MAQPMHRFKSELFKTLGHPLRIQIVELLRDGEVSVRDLLRELDVEPSRASQQLGVLRTGGIVESRRADGTVYYWLRDPLVSELLDVGRRVFGKQVLELQDVLSAQKRAEGHGRTGATSRLTRGRRAAAKR